In Dethiobacter alkaliphilus AHT 1, a single window of DNA contains:
- a CDS encoding methyl-accepting chemotaxis protein, whose protein sequence is MSLKMKLLLIISILIIITVSVLQLMSVRLSGQALEEQKETELRSLVEKTAGAINLSIDGARRALDAITLSPELQAVLGQTAANGEEPVEPEALLQFFAGFEESQEDIETVLFLDRRGIVVADDEYGNLVGMDLSDRGYFHGLTFGNQDYFLDEVIVSRTTENRVIPYAKRLTGETGGFAGVVAVVLNFDTFIEDFAAELAVGETGEATLIDRRGEIMYHSDPELVGENLLELATEEMREQLADMIRTGQATNGYFTEHGTEHIFFAEPVGNWYLILEMEETEYLAASIAIRNSGLLLGLLFILLGALAAFFFANRITSPIIRVSKVLHRAGKGDLTESIEVQSRDEVGRLAESVNTMISGQRNILQQVLAASQNVASHSEELSASVEESNASMQQVASTVDLEVAQKAQEIVHASADAVQRGQTMEQQASEGEIAVQDAVRSMEEISQATGEVHSVIHQLNNASEQIGSIVVTITDIAEQTNLLALNAAIEAARAGEQGRGFAVVAEEVRKLAEQSSSAAGEIGELIINIQTKTGNAVTKIADAGKIVEAGTSRASRAGERLEEIRSAAAEVKGQIERIVVQAEAQSASAQEIAAGTEEQTAVLEEISATSNQLAAMAEELNVIVANFKL, encoded by the coding sequence ATGAGCCTTAAAATGAAGCTTCTTCTAATCATCAGCATCCTTATTATTATTACCGTATCAGTTTTGCAGTTAATGTCGGTCCGGCTTTCCGGACAGGCGCTGGAAGAACAAAAAGAAACCGAACTGCGCAGCCTGGTGGAAAAAACCGCTGGCGCCATAAATCTCAGCATTGACGGTGCCCGGCGTGCCCTAGACGCCATTACCCTTTCTCCGGAACTGCAGGCAGTATTGGGGCAAACAGCTGCCAACGGCGAAGAACCTGTGGAACCGGAGGCACTTTTGCAGTTTTTTGCGGGCTTTGAAGAGTCTCAGGAAGACATCGAAACAGTTCTATTCCTGGACCGCCGGGGGATTGTGGTGGCCGATGATGAATACGGCAATCTTGTGGGCATGGATTTAAGCGACCGGGGCTATTTCCACGGCCTCACATTTGGTAATCAGGATTATTTCCTGGATGAGGTTATTGTATCCCGCACCACAGAAAACCGGGTTATTCCCTACGCCAAGAGGCTGACAGGGGAGACCGGCGGCTTTGCCGGGGTGGTGGCGGTGGTTCTTAATTTTGATACCTTTATTGAAGACTTTGCCGCTGAACTGGCGGTGGGCGAAACAGGTGAAGCCACCCTGATCGACCGCCGGGGAGAGATAATGTACCATTCCGACCCGGAACTGGTGGGGGAAAACCTGCTGGAGCTGGCCACCGAAGAAATGCGGGAGCAGCTGGCAGATATGATTCGCACCGGTCAGGCTACCAACGGTTACTTCACAGAGCACGGCACTGAGCATATTTTCTTTGCCGAACCGGTTGGAAACTGGTACTTAATCTTGGAAATGGAAGAGACCGAATACCTGGCGGCCAGCATCGCCATTCGTAATTCCGGACTGCTTTTGGGCCTCCTCTTTATCCTGCTGGGCGCCCTGGCCGCATTCTTCTTTGCCAACCGCATTACCTCCCCCATCATCAGGGTCTCCAAGGTGCTCCACCGTGCCGGCAAAGGTGATTTAACCGAAAGCATTGAAGTACAGAGCCGGGATGAAGTGGGCAGGTTGGCCGAAAGTGTTAACACCATGATTTCCGGCCAACGCAATATCCTGCAGCAGGTGCTGGCAGCATCGCAAAATGTGGCGTCCCATTCCGAGGAACTCTCCGCTTCTGTGGAAGAGAGCAATGCCTCCATGCAGCAGGTAGCCTCCACCGTGGACCTGGAGGTGGCACAAAAGGCCCAGGAAATTGTCCACGCCTCCGCCGATGCGGTTCAGCGGGGACAAACCATGGAGCAGCAAGCCAGTGAAGGGGAAATAGCGGTACAGGACGCCGTCCGGTCCATGGAGGAAATCAGTCAGGCTACCGGAGAAGTACACAGCGTCATCCACCAGCTAAATAACGCCTCGGAACAAATCGGCTCCATTGTGGTGACCATCACAGACATTGCCGAACAGACCAACCTCCTGGCCTTAAACGCCGCCATTGAAGCGGCCCGGGCCGGTGAACAGGGGCGCGGTTTTGCAGTGGTGGCAGAAGAAGTAAGAAAACTTGCGGAGCAAAGCAGCAGTGCCGCCGGGGAAATCGGCGAACTGATTATAAACATCCAGACAAAGACCGGTAACGCGGTAACTAAAATTGCCGATGCGGGCAAAATTGTGGAGGCCGGCACCAGCCGCGCCTCCCGCGCCGGGGAGCGCTTAGAAGAAATTCGCAGCGCCGCAGCCGAAGTAAAAGGCCAAATAGAGCGCATTGTGGTGCAGGCGGAAGCACAATCTGCCTCAGCACAGGAAATAGCCGCCGGCACAGAAGAGCAAACCGCGGTGCTGGAGGAAATCTCCGCCACATCAAACCAATTGGCGGCCATGGCTGAAGAACTTAACGTGATTGTCGCCAACTTTAAACTATAA
- the tatC gene encoding twin-arginine translocase subunit TatC produces MSRKDMAVTLTEHLEEARKRLIICVVCIFVATVMSFSLVDLLRWILIRPAGHLDLIFVTPPEALMANIRLAFIAGLILSMPLILYQLLMFVVPGLHKQEKKLLIPAILAMVFFFALGVSFAYFTVFPFAIRFFMGFASDTVTPMFTISNYLTFATNFIFAFGVVFQLPIVFFVFGEPGNCGGAFFTQIQKACPAGDYSALSLSDPAGYCLPDYAGRPTDGSVRIGDFPGGCKPAKEKYGREPVISLVKSKAAHFFARLCVIV; encoded by the coding sequence ATGAGCCGTAAAGACATGGCAGTCACGTTAACCGAACATCTGGAAGAGGCCAGAAAGCGGCTGATAATTTGTGTAGTCTGCATTTTTGTGGCTACCGTAATGTCTTTTTCCCTGGTGGACTTGCTCCGCTGGATCCTGATTCGGCCTGCCGGGCATCTGGACTTGATTTTTGTCACGCCGCCGGAGGCGCTGATGGCCAATATCCGGCTGGCCTTTATCGCCGGGCTCATTTTGTCCATGCCCCTAATTCTTTATCAGCTACTGATGTTTGTAGTGCCCGGCCTCCATAAACAGGAAAAAAAGCTGCTTATCCCTGCCATCCTGGCCATGGTATTCTTTTTTGCTCTGGGCGTATCCTTTGCTTATTTTACGGTGTTTCCCTTTGCTATTCGCTTTTTCATGGGTTTTGCCAGTGATACGGTGACCCCTATGTTTACCATTTCCAACTATCTCACCTTTGCCACCAACTTCATTTTTGCTTTCGGCGTGGTTTTTCAGCTGCCCATTGTATTTTTTGTTTTTGGGGAGCCTGGGAATTGTGGGGGCGCCTTTTTTACGCAAATTCAGAAAGCATGCCCTGCTGGTGATTATTCTGCTCTCAGCCTTTCTGACCCCGCCGGATATTGTCTCCCAGATTATGCTGGCCGGCCCACTGATGGTTCTGTACGAATTGGGGATTTTCCTGGTGGTTGTAAGCCAGCGAAAGAAAAATACGGCAGAGAGCCGGTTATAAGCCTGGTTAAAAGCAAAGCCGCGCATTTTTTTGCGCGGCTTTGTGTTATAGTTTAA
- the tatA gene encoding twin-arginine translocase TatA/TatE family subunit: protein MFSKIGPLEILLVLGLALLIFGPAKLPEIGKSFGKGIREFRAATKEMTQTVSDAADTEENKT, encoded by the coding sequence ATGTTTTCCAAAATCGGCCCGTTGGAAATTTTACTGGTTTTAGGTCTTGCCTTGTTAATATTTGGCCCCGCCAAGCTGCCTGAAATCGGCAAGTCTTTTGGCAAGGGAATCCGGGAATTCAGGGCGGCAACCAAAGAGATGACGCAAACAGTAAGTGACGCGGCGGACACAGAAGAGAACAAGACATAA
- a CDS encoding YeeE/YedE family protein — protein MAQIVRDLKYYQQGAPRVLLPAFVGSVALLLFVNDSPVFLPFMGGLFFGYVIQRSRFCFAACFRDVFLLGNTALTRALLVGLALATAGFSAISILSGNPLLEAGGRIYPLGLHTLLGGVLFGFGMVIAGSCVSGCLVRMGEGYLMQWGTFGGLLVGSVLGAWHLNWWLRPQAMSLPAVFLPASLGWPDALLLQFMLLAGLFLLAQRIEQSKNPWQIFKSAAVTGSSWPYGTGAVLLAVGNMALLYLWGRPWGITSGLTHLTGWAGWQLGLPVLDWQFFSAAVPGGVAADSSFLQHPLLCLALAMVLGGFLAAVLNNEFRLRRPRRAKYSYFALTGGILMGYGSRLSFGCNIGALFSGIPSLSLHAWAFFFAVLLGAALGGKVLLRYVMS, from the coding sequence ATGGCTCAAATTGTAAGGGATTTGAAATATTATCAGCAAGGTGCGCCCCGGGTCCTGCTGCCGGCGTTTGTGGGCAGCGTGGCACTGTTGTTATTTGTGAATGATTCGCCTGTCTTTTTGCCGTTTATGGGCGGACTGTTTTTCGGATATGTAATTCAGCGCTCCCGGTTTTGCTTTGCGGCTTGCTTCAGAGATGTTTTTCTCCTGGGCAACACCGCCCTGACGCGGGCCCTTTTGGTAGGGCTGGCGCTGGCAACGGCAGGCTTTTCTGCTATTAGTATTTTGTCAGGAAATCCATTGCTGGAGGCGGGAGGCAGAATCTATCCGCTGGGCTTGCATACTCTGCTGGGAGGCGTTTTATTTGGGTTTGGCATGGTGATTGCCGGCAGCTGCGTGTCCGGGTGTCTGGTAAGGATGGGTGAAGGGTATCTGATGCAGTGGGGCACCTTCGGTGGGCTGCTTGTGGGCTCGGTGCTGGGGGCCTGGCATCTGAACTGGTGGCTGCGTCCCCAGGCTATGAGCCTGCCCGCAGTTTTTCTGCCGGCATCTTTGGGCTGGCCCGATGCACTTCTTTTGCAGTTTATGCTCCTGGCCGGGCTGTTTCTTCTGGCCCAAAGAATTGAACAGAGCAAAAATCCATGGCAGATTTTTAAGTCTGCGGCGGTGACAGGTTCCTCATGGCCCTATGGAACAGGTGCTGTGTTGCTGGCTGTGGGCAATATGGCGCTATTGTACCTATGGGGGCGCCCCTGGGGGATCACCAGCGGACTGACACACTTAACCGGTTGGGCTGGGTGGCAGCTGGGGTTGCCGGTACTGGACTGGCAGTTTTTCTCAGCAGCGGTGCCAGGCGGTGTGGCCGCCGACTCATCGTTTTTGCAGCACCCCCTGCTTTGCCTTGCCCTGGCCATGGTGTTGGGAGGTTTTCTGGCTGCTGTCCTTAACAACGAGTTTCGCCTGCGGCGTCCCCGCAGGGCCAAATACAGTTATTTTGCCTTAACCGGCGGTATTCTCATGGGCTATGGTTCCAGGCTTTCCTTTGGGTGCAACATCGGGGCTTTGTTTTCAGGCATTCCCTCATTGTCGCTGCATGCCTGGGCATTCTTTTTTGCCGTCCTGCTTGGCGCGGCGCTGGGAGGCAAGGTTCTGCTGCGCTATGTTATGTCATAG
- a CDS encoding LysR family transcriptional regulator: MDFSSLRALCVVIDCGSISKAARKLFVSQPSLSVKIRDLESHFQTTLLERTNKGIRPTEAGLMVYQHAQKMLSLEESIERKLDKTKSQEQQLTVGTSTTLGDYALPCTVYNFQEKYPHYKILLEITDSEQVINMVLDQRVELGLIEGPISAEMREKLRQEGIKTRRVATSELIVVVPYNEYWQNIDSISMEKEFTSLPLVIRKKGSGIRTTLEMALHKYGLSLDHLNVVLELNTTNAMVAAVEANKGVTLLPEMAIRKELHYKTLKKITIENVTLRHHFTTLYYPGKSEKEVHSIFLNFLHSRERGFC; the protein is encoded by the coding sequence ATGGACTTTAGCAGCCTGAGGGCGCTTTGTGTGGTCATAGACTGCGGCAGTATTTCCAAAGCGGCCCGAAAACTGTTTGTTTCCCAACCTTCACTGAGTGTCAAAATCAGGGATTTGGAATCACATTTCCAGACCACCCTGCTGGAGAGGACCAATAAAGGAATCCGCCCCACCGAAGCAGGATTGATGGTATATCAGCACGCCCAGAAAATGCTCTCCCTGGAGGAAAGTATCGAACGGAAACTGGACAAAACAAAAAGCCAGGAACAACAGCTAACGGTGGGAACATCCACCACTCTGGGAGATTACGCCCTGCCGTGTACCGTATACAACTTCCAGGAAAAATACCCCCACTATAAAATATTGCTGGAAATCACCGACTCAGAACAGGTGATTAACATGGTCTTGGATCAGCGCGTGGAACTGGGCTTAATCGAAGGTCCCATCTCCGCAGAAATGCGGGAAAAGCTGCGCCAGGAAGGGATTAAAACAAGAAGGGTTGCCACCAGCGAATTAATTGTGGTTGTACCCTATAATGAATACTGGCAAAACATTGACTCCATTTCTATGGAAAAAGAATTTACATCTCTGCCGCTAGTCATCCGCAAAAAAGGCTCCGGCATCCGCACCACCCTGGAAATGGCTCTGCATAAATACGGGCTGAGCTTAGACCACTTAAACGTGGTTTTAGAGCTAAACACCACCAACGCCATGGTTGCAGCGGTGGAAGCAAACAAAGGAGTTACCCTGCTACCGGAAATGGCCATCCGCAAAGAGCTGCATTATAAGACATTAAAGAAAATAACCATTGAAAACGTAACCTTGCGCCATCACTTTACAACCCTTTATTACCCCGGCAAATCAGAGAAGGAAGTGCACAGCATCTTTTTGAACTTCCTTCATTCCCGGGAACGGGGATTTTGCTAG
- a CDS encoding sulfurtransferase TusA family protein, translating to MDYEIDAIGEFCPIPIIRAELKLKQVQNRDRVIIKTDHSCSSSSVANHFTSKFNYPCNVRQLEYGIWEIIIEKVC from the coding sequence TTGGATTATGAGATTGATGCCATTGGTGAGTTTTGCCCGATTCCCATTATCCGCGCCGAACTAAAGTTAAAGCAGGTTCAGAATCGGGACCGTGTGATTATAAAAACTGACCACAGCTGCTCCTCAAGCAGTGTGGCCAACCATTTTACCTCTAAATTCAACTATCCCTGCAATGTCCGGCAGCTGGAATATGGTATCTGGGAAATTATCATCGAAAAGGTTTGCTAG
- a CDS encoding YeiH family protein, with protein MSQVEEKRNGWKKLLHLEDWWAVWLGLIVIVAVVAGRLTSPVLPGRWGQNGNGILSAIPPEMLTGILITGVVSFVVFAIAVYFYGRKSLGQFVVAFPMVFVLAIAAELLGGYEPLRHYGINNVIWALLLGLIISNTIQTPQVIKAAVRTELYIKTGLVLLGTSILFNRMLALGALGLGVAWMVTPIVLVFMYWFSQKYLKMQEQRGLAIAVASATSVCGVSAAIAAGTAAKAKKEEISLAISVTLIFTIIMMVAMPAVIRLAGIPDVVGGAWLGGTIDATGAVVASASMLSEQAVEIASVIKMIQNILIGVIAFAIAVVWVSVDSKGVATTEKAKVSPMEIWNRLPKFIIGFILASLVFSFVLPDATVSQASGAINGFRNFFFTLAFVSIGLESNFKKMAALVKGGSPVVLYLVGQTMNLGLTLLAAYIFFSGRFFPLPF; from the coding sequence ATGAGCCAAGTAGAAGAGAAGCGCAATGGATGGAAGAAGTTACTACATCTGGAGGATTGGTGGGCAGTCTGGCTGGGGTTGATTGTGATTGTGGCCGTGGTTGCCGGCAGGCTGACATCACCGGTGCTGCCCGGACGCTGGGGGCAAAACGGTAACGGAATACTCTCTGCCATACCCCCGGAGATGTTAACCGGCATCCTGATTACCGGAGTGGTCTCTTTTGTGGTATTTGCCATAGCTGTTTATTTCTATGGCCGTAAAAGCCTGGGCCAGTTTGTGGTGGCTTTCCCCATGGTTTTTGTCCTGGCAATCGCCGCAGAACTGTTAGGCGGCTACGAACCCCTCAGGCATTATGGGATTAACAACGTTATCTGGGCGCTGCTGTTGGGCCTGATTATCAGTAATACCATTCAGACACCGCAGGTGATTAAAGCGGCGGTTCGCACAGAATTATACATTAAAACCGGCCTGGTGCTTTTGGGAACATCCATTTTGTTTAACCGGATGCTGGCTCTGGGAGCGCTGGGATTGGGCGTGGCCTGGATGGTAACCCCCATTGTTCTGGTGTTTATGTACTGGTTCTCCCAGAAATATCTGAAGATGCAGGAACAGCGGGGTTTGGCCATTGCCGTGGCTTCTGCCACATCTGTCTGCGGTGTTTCCGCCGCCATTGCCGCCGGAACCGCTGCCAAGGCGAAAAAAGAGGAAATCAGCCTGGCTATTTCCGTCACCCTGATCTTTACCATCATCATGATGGTTGCCATGCCCGCTGTAATCCGCTTAGCCGGCATTCCTGATGTGGTGGGCGGTGCCTGGTTAGGCGGCACCATCGATGCCACCGGTGCTGTGGTGGCATCCGCCTCCATGCTCAGTGAGCAGGCAGTGGAAATTGCCTCCGTCATTAAGATGATTCAGAATATCCTCATTGGCGTAATCGCTTTTGCCATCGCCGTTGTCTGGGTAAGTGTGGACAGCAAAGGGGTAGCTACCACAGAAAAGGCTAAGGTAAGCCCCATGGAAATCTGGAACAGGTTGCCCAAATTCATTATCGGCTTTATCCTGGCTTCCCTGGTGTTCTCGTTTGTACTCCCCGATGCCACAGTTTCTCAGGCATCCGGTGCCATAAACGGTTTCCGTAATTTCTTCTTTACCCTGGCTTTTGTCAGCATCGGCCTGGAGTCCAACTTTAAGAAAATGGCCGCACTGGTTAAAGGCGGCAGCCCGGTGGTGCTGTACCTGGTTGGCCAGACCATGAACCTGGGACTGACACTTCTGGCAGCGTATATCTTCTTTAGTGGCCGCTTTTTCCCACTCCCGTTTTAG
- a CDS encoding sulfurtransferase TusA family protein has translation MVNRLDITGEVCPVTFIKVKLKLEDMASGEQLEVLLDDGTPIKNVPKTLKGDGHAVLSKEKQPDGSYLLLVEKDGAKPR, from the coding sequence GTGGTTAACCGGCTTGATATAACCGGTGAAGTTTGTCCCGTTACTTTTATTAAAGTAAAGCTGAAGCTAGAAGATATGGCTTCCGGAGAACAGCTGGAGGTGCTTTTGGACGACGGCACTCCCATAAAAAATGTGCCAAAAACCCTAAAGGGTGACGGACACGCTGTGCTGTCTAAGGAAAAGCAGCCTGACGGCTCATACCTGCTCCTGGTGGAAAAGGACGGGGCTAAACCCCGATAA
- the cysK gene encoding cysteine synthase A — protein MNILPDITASIGNTPLVAMDRLAAGLAARVAAKLEGRNPLGSVKDRTAWAMVRAAEEQGKLKPGGDIVEATSGNTGIALAYISAVRGYNLTLTMPENMSSERVQLLRALGAQVRLTPREDGMYGALTLAEELAKERQAVIPGQFENPANPQIHFETTGPEIWRDTDGKVDIFVAGVGTGGTLTGVGRFLRSQNPAVEIIAVEPEASPVLSGGKPGPHVIQGIGAGFVPDVLDEGIFDRIEKVSNEEAMASARRLAEAEGILGGFSSGAAVAAALRVASLQENKGKLVVTVCPDGGERYLSTNLFAREG, from the coding sequence ATGAATATCTTACCTGATATCACCGCCTCCATCGGTAATACGCCGCTGGTGGCAATGGACCGTCTGGCAGCAGGGCTGGCCGCCCGGGTGGCGGCAAAGCTTGAAGGCCGCAATCCCTTAGGCAGTGTCAAAGACCGGACGGCCTGGGCCATGGTGCGTGCCGCAGAAGAGCAGGGCAAGTTAAAGCCCGGCGGTGATATTGTGGAAGCCACAAGCGGCAATACCGGGATTGCGCTGGCATATATCAGTGCGGTGCGTGGCTATAATCTGACGCTGACCATGCCGGAAAACATGAGCTCGGAGCGCGTGCAGCTTCTGCGCGCCCTGGGAGCGCAGGTGCGCCTGACCCCCAGGGAAGACGGTATGTATGGTGCGTTGACGCTGGCCGAGGAGCTGGCCAAAGAACGCCAGGCCGTCATACCCGGCCAGTTCGAAAATCCCGCCAACCCGCAGATTCATTTTGAAACCACCGGGCCGGAAATCTGGCGGGACACCGACGGTAAAGTGGATATATTTGTGGCTGGTGTGGGTACCGGCGGTACCTTAACGGGAGTGGGACGTTTTCTGCGCTCTCAGAACCCGGCGGTGGAAATTATCGCTGTGGAGCCCGAGGCCTCTCCGGTGCTCTCCGGCGGAAAGCCGGGCCCCCATGTCATTCAGGGCATCGGTGCCGGGTTTGTACCCGATGTATTGGACGAGGGCATCTTTGACCGCATTGAGAAGGTGAGCAATGAAGAGGCCATGGCTTCGGCCCGCAGGCTGGCGGAGGCCGAAGGGATTCTCGGCGGTTTCTCCAGCGGTGCGGCGGTAGCTGCAGCGCTGCGAGTGGCTTCCCTGCAAGAAAATAAAGGGAAGCTGGTGGTGACCGTCTGCCCCGATGGAGGAGAGCGGTACCTGTCCACTAACCTGTTTGCCCGAGAAGGATAA
- a CDS encoding MoaD/ThiS family protein, whose translation MTIYLPTPLRRHAGGAREVEVSGSTIREVFTGLKENYPDLASQLWDDEADDLKKYLSVFLNDENVRNLQGPDTPVGEKDEISVIPAIAGGSR comes from the coding sequence ATGACAATTTATCTGCCAACACCGCTGCGCCGTCATGCCGGCGGTGCCCGTGAAGTTGAAGTAAGCGGCAGCACCATTCGTGAGGTTTTTACCGGGTTAAAGGAAAACTATCCCGATTTGGCATCACAGCTGTGGGATGACGAAGCTGATGATCTGAAAAAGTACCTTAGTGTGTTTCTAAACGACGAAAATGTCCGCAATCTGCAGGGCCCGGATACCCCTGTGGGAGAAAAGGACGAGATTTCCGTGATCCCCGCCATTGCCGGCGGTAGCCGGTAA
- a CDS encoding HesA/MoeB/ThiF family protein, with protein MLNDEQILRYSRHILLPEMGGKGQEKLLNAKVLLIGAGGLGSPAALYLAAAGVGTLGIMDADTVDVSNLQRQVIHTTPDVGKLKVESAKETIAELNPDVNVITYPEFATVDNIPEILPQYDVVVDGCDNFATRYLVSDAAVMYKKPYVYGSILRFDGQASVFNPPEGPCYRCIFPEAPPPGAVPSCQEAGVLGVLPGLLGVIQATEALKVILGVGDPLIGRLLLVDALGMEFMQGKVKRNVKCPVCGDEPTITELLAENYQQATCSVDLDEE; from the coding sequence ATGTTAAATGATGAGCAAATATTGCGTTATTCCCGCCATATCCTGCTGCCTGAGATGGGCGGCAAGGGTCAGGAAAAGCTGTTAAACGCCAAGGTGCTGTTAATCGGTGCCGGCGGCCTGGGTTCTCCCGCAGCGCTTTATCTGGCCGCAGCCGGGGTGGGAACCCTGGGGATTATGGATGCGGATACGGTGGATGTGAGCAACCTGCAGCGCCAGGTTATCCATACCACCCCCGATGTGGGTAAGCTGAAGGTGGAATCGGCTAAAGAAACCATTGCAGAGCTTAACCCGGATGTAAATGTTATTACCTACCCCGAGTTTGCCACGGTGGATAATATTCCGGAGATTCTGCCGCAGTACGATGTGGTGGTGGACGGCTGTGACAATTTTGCCACCCGTTATCTGGTAAGTGATGCCGCTGTGATGTATAAAAAACCCTACGTTTACGGCAGTATCCTGCGCTTTGACGGCCAGGCCTCGGTGTTTAACCCGCCGGAAGGACCCTGCTACCGCTGCATTTTCCCGGAAGCGCCGCCCCCAGGGGCTGTGCCCAGCTGTCAGGAAGCAGGGGTTTTGGGCGTATTGCCCGGCCTTTTGGGTGTAATTCAGGCCACCGAAGCACTGAAAGTGATTCTGGGCGTGGGTGATCCCCTCATTGGCCGCCTGCTATTGGTGGACGCTTTGGGCATGGAGTTTATGCAGGGTAAAGTTAAGCGTAACGTCAAATGTCCGGTGTGCGGCGACGAGCCCACCATCACCGAACTTTTAGCAGAGAATTACCAACAGGCCACCTGCAGCGTGGACCTGGATGAAGAATAA
- a CDS encoding M67 family metallopeptidase, with amino-acid sequence MSGVYKLDAHLYRQMLKQCEKEAPAEACGLLGGADDLSGTRIFPLENLDACAESYKMDPKAVLSVMKTLDENDMELNAIYHSHPATPSRPSKVDIAQAYMQVVYLILSLAGDEPVLKGFYIDEGEVTEVPVEIVEKAGEADVK; translated from the coding sequence GTGAGCGGGGTATATAAGCTGGATGCCCACCTGTACCGTCAGATGCTTAAGCAGTGTGAGAAGGAAGCTCCGGCGGAAGCCTGCGGCCTGTTGGGCGGAGCCGACGACCTAAGCGGTACCCGGATTTTTCCTCTGGAAAACCTGGATGCCTGTGCCGAGTCGTATAAAATGGACCCTAAGGCGGTCTTGTCTGTGATGAAGACGCTGGATGAGAATGATATGGAGTTAAATGCCATATACCACTCCCATCCCGCCACGCCGTCCAGGCCCTCCAAGGTGGATATTGCCCAGGCCTATATGCAGGTGGTGTATTTGATTTTATCGCTGGCCGGTGATGAGCCGGTATTAAAAGGGTTCTACATTGACGAAGGGGAAGTGACGGAAGTCCCGGTGGAAATTGTGGAGAAGGCAGGCGAAGCTGATGTTAAATGA
- a CDS encoding sulfurtransferase TusA family protein yields the protein MQPDKTLDITGDQCPMTFVKTKLALEGIEAGQFLEVFLNSGEPVKNVPRSLRNEGHKVVALEKQDDGTYRLLVEKEGGQ from the coding sequence GTGCAGCCAGATAAAACGTTGGATATAACCGGGGATCAGTGCCCCATGACTTTTGTAAAAACCAAGCTGGCTTTGGAAGGTATTGAAGCGGGCCAGTTTCTGGAAGTGTTTTTAAACAGTGGTGAGCCGGTAAAGAATGTGCCTCGCAGCTTAAGAAACGAAGGGCATAAAGTGGTGGCCCTGGAGAAGCAGGACGACGGCACTTACCGTTTGTTGGTGGAAAAGGAGGGCGGACAGTGA
- a CDS encoding 4Fe-4S binding protein, with translation MEMNIAELKKGGFMKQIQKDYFAVRLRVAGGNLTLEQLATIQEVAQKYGQGYVHITTRQGMEIPFVHFDNLDAVREELLAGGVKMGVCGGTVRGIYACQGSHMCPHGRIDAKELSAQLDEKFFAAPTPGKFKIGVTGCPRSCAKPQENDFGFIGVIKPKFKQNDCISCGLCADTCPSGAITMEDGYPAIDREKCIHCGECVAVCPTEAWQVGERGVRVLAGGRIGQDPKLGKTVIDFLSLDKIPAVIEASIEFYREHGETKERFGRVIERIGWDRYQEVIDRAAR, from the coding sequence ATGGAAATGAATATTGCCGAACTGAAAAAAGGCGGCTTTATGAAGCAGATTCAAAAAGACTATTTTGCCGTGCGCCTGCGGGTGGCCGGCGGTAACCTGACGCTGGAGCAGCTTGCCACCATTCAGGAAGTGGCCCAAAAGTACGGCCAGGGTTATGTGCATATCACCACCCGGCAGGGGATGGAAATTCCCTTCGTTCACTTCGATAATCTGGACGCAGTGCGGGAAGAATTGCTGGCCGGCGGCGTGAAAATGGGTGTTTGCGGCGGCACGGTGCGGGGAATTTATGCCTGCCAGGGCTCACATATGTGCCCCCACGGCCGCATTGATGCCAAAGAACTCTCAGCACAGCTTGATGAAAAGTTCTTTGCTGCCCCCACACCGGGTAAGTTTAAAATCGGGGTGACCGGTTGTCCCAGAAGTTGTGCCAAGCCGCAGGAAAACGATTTTGGATTTATCGGGGTAATTAAGCCGAAATTTAAGCAAAATGATTGCATCAGCTGCGGTTTGTGTGCCGATACCTGCCCCAGCGGCGCCATCACCATGGAGGACGGCTACCCGGCCATTGACCGGGAAAAATGTATTCACTGCGGTGAATGTGTGGCGGTTTGCCCCACCGAGGCGTGGCAGGTTGGTGAACGGGGTGTGCGGGTGCTGGCCGGCGGCCGCATCGGCCAGGATCCCAAGCTGGGTAAAACAGTGATTGATTTTCTGTCTTTAGATAAAATCCCGGCGGTAATTGAGGCCAGCATCGAGTTTTACCGTGAGCATGGTGAGACCAAAGAGCGTTTCGGAAGAGTGATTGAACGAATTGGCTGGGACCGTTACCAGGAGGTGATTGACCGTGCAGCCAGATAA